The following proteins come from a genomic window of Corallococcus sp. NCRR:
- a CDS encoding amino acid permease — MGLLSASAVINLTNVAAMSEYGLGSVVLYILPALVFLLPAAFTAAELGSTWPGGVFTWVHEALGEKWAFCAAWQQWVQNIIFYPLLLSFAAGNLAYIVSPVLALNGPFNGAFVLVGFGLCAAVALHGVGHASRFSVWGVVLGIVIPTTLLTLLAVAYLLGGHASATPLEASHLLPPWSGIGGLVLVVGNFLAYGGVEVSAVHVREMKDARHGYPKAMVLMALLATLIFVFSTLGVAVAVQHKRLDLSAGLIQAFETYLDVYGLKRMAMVFALLFLIAALGTVLTWMLGPNHSLLLVGRKGLLPPLFQRTNSHGTPTALLATQGVLVALLALGFFIAKDVNQVYWALAAMTTQLYIPMYGLLFVSALKLRRARPEIPRGYRAPALPLLACVGIVSSALAFIVGFVPPKQLKVEQPIAYVANLAGLVFALGAVPFVLYARRKPEWRQPGP; from the coding sequence ATGGGGCTGTTGTCTGCGTCAGCCGTTATCAACCTGACCAACGTCGCGGCGATGTCCGAGTATGGGCTGGGGTCGGTGGTGCTGTACATCCTCCCCGCCCTGGTCTTCCTGCTGCCCGCGGCCTTCACCGCCGCCGAGTTGGGCAGCACCTGGCCTGGAGGCGTCTTCACATGGGTGCACGAAGCGCTGGGTGAGAAGTGGGCGTTCTGCGCCGCGTGGCAGCAGTGGGTGCAGAACATCATCTTCTATCCCCTGCTGTTGTCCTTCGCCGCGGGCAACCTCGCGTACATCGTGTCGCCCGTTCTCGCGCTCAACGGCCCCTTCAACGGCGCCTTCGTGCTGGTGGGCTTCGGCCTGTGCGCAGCGGTGGCCCTGCACGGCGTGGGTCACGCCTCGCGCTTCTCCGTATGGGGCGTGGTGCTCGGCATTGTCATCCCCACGACCCTGCTGACACTGCTGGCCGTGGCGTACCTCCTCGGCGGCCACGCATCGGCCACGCCGCTGGAGGCGAGTCATCTCCTGCCGCCGTGGTCCGGTATCGGCGGGCTGGTGCTCGTGGTGGGCAACTTCCTCGCATACGGCGGCGTGGAGGTGAGCGCGGTGCACGTCCGGGAGATGAAGGACGCGCGCCATGGCTATCCGAAGGCCATGGTGCTGATGGCGCTGCTCGCCACGCTCATCTTCGTTTTCTCCACGCTGGGCGTCGCCGTGGCCGTCCAGCACAAGCGGCTGGACTTGAGCGCGGGGCTCATCCAGGCCTTCGAGACATACCTGGACGTGTATGGCTTGAAGCGGATGGCTATGGTCTTCGCGCTGCTGTTCCTGATCGCCGCGCTGGGCACGGTGCTCACCTGGATGCTGGGACCCAACCACAGTCTGTTGCTGGTGGGGCGCAAGGGCTTGCTGCCGCCGCTCTTCCAGCGCACCAACAGCCATGGCACTCCCACGGCGCTCCTGGCGACGCAAGGAGTGCTGGTGGCGCTGCTCGCCCTGGGGTTCTTCATCGCGAAGGACGTCAATCAGGTCTATTGGGCGCTCGCCGCCATGACGACACAGCTCTACATCCCCATGTATGGACTGCTGTTCGTGTCGGCGCTGAAGCTGCGTCGCGCGCGTCCCGAAATCCCGCGAGGCTACCGGGCGCCCGCGCTGCCGCTGCTCGCCTGTGTGGGAATCGTGTCCTCCGCCCTGGCCTTCATCGTGGGCTTCGTGCCGCCCAAGCAACTCAAGGTGGAACAACCCATCGCCTATGTGGCGAACCTGGCGGGGCTGGTCTTCGCCCTGGGCGCCGTGCCCTTCGTGCTCTACGCGCGCCGAAAGCCAGAGTGGCGGCAGCCGGGTCCATAG